The following coding sequences lie in one Streptomyces sp. NBC_00510 genomic window:
- a CDS encoding DUF6086 family protein, which translates to MSYPYALDDETLWDAGYHSGRLYFSLTHSAAEYLELPSGLIENDRLGGCDVDLPEFRAFVEGLYDAYSRTNSEVLQGLWRGLLVTSLVLLDMAESSITLSAEHQEALRSEMASFGRSMGAPNWRQYSSAVPQPQQPIRPDSVSPGPESDRYDHR; encoded by the coding sequence TTGAGCTACCCCTACGCACTGGACGACGAGACACTATGGGACGCGGGCTACCACAGTGGTCGGCTCTACTTCTCCCTTACACATAGCGCAGCGGAGTATCTGGAACTGCCGAGCGGCTTGATCGAAAACGACCGACTAGGCGGCTGTGACGTAGATCTGCCGGAGTTCCGGGCGTTCGTGGAGGGTCTGTACGACGCCTACTCTCGGACCAACAGTGAGGTGCTGCAAGGCCTGTGGCGCGGCTTGCTGGTCACGTCTCTCGTTCTCCTGGACATGGCGGAGTCATCCATCACGCTGAGCGCCGAACACCAGGAGGCGCTCCGGAGCGAGATGGCCTCCTTCGGACGCTCCATGGGGGCTCCAAACTGGAGGCAGTACAGCAGTGCCGTGCCGCAACCCCAGCAACCGATCCGGCCCGATAGCGTCTCTCCGGGGCCTGAGAGTGACCGATACGACCACCGCTGA
- a CDS encoding DUF4262 domain-containing protein, translating into MGREIGARTLAAIGLDIRLMQAVLNDLGQRAVEGRPVEAGQERDDVASMPVALRPVDYRWYKAFFGAAIGYYRKPPFPFLQVVWPNRDGACPWQPGGEDLMNLQLMLELHPDKHPDGVWTQDL; encoded by the coding sequence ATGGGGCGAGAGATCGGGGCCCGTACGCTGGCCGCGATCGGCTTGGATATCCGCTTGATGCAGGCGGTCCTCAACGACCTCGGTCAGCGAGCTGTTGAAGGACGCCCCGTGGAGGCCGGCCAGGAACGGGACGACGTCGCAAGCATGCCTGTCGCGCTCAGGCCCGTCGACTACCGCTGGTACAAGGCGTTCTTCGGCGCCGCGATCGGCTACTACCGCAAGCCGCCCTTCCCCTTCCTCCAAGTCGTCTGGCCAAACCGCGACGGAGCCTGCCCCTGGCAGCCCGGTGGGGAAGACCTCATGAATCTCCAACTCATGCTGGAACTACACCCCGATAAACACCCCGACGGGGTATGGACGCAGGACCTGTAA
- a CDS encoding SLATT domain-containing protein produces the protein MTAGGDVHRRAFEAEFRRLEESAMYSAQTQFEEAKRWRALHWLLGVPATLLAAVAGTTALVESTGGTPAGILALVSAGLGAVLTTVNAPQRAGQAAASANAYLEIQTAARQHREIDLPDWPLGEAREALAALTARRDAQNTQAEVPSRRAYRRAQANLRAGSQTYAVDQRARSRTDGAPTEPSPPRQPRQPDAQT, from the coding sequence ATGACCGCCGGTGGCGACGTCCACCGGCGCGCGTTCGAAGCGGAGTTCCGGCGGCTGGAGGAGAGCGCGATGTACAGCGCCCAGACGCAGTTCGAGGAGGCCAAGCGTTGGAGGGCCCTGCACTGGCTGCTGGGCGTTCCGGCTACTCTGCTCGCGGCAGTCGCGGGAACGACCGCGCTGGTGGAGTCCACAGGCGGCACTCCCGCCGGCATCCTCGCCCTGGTCTCGGCAGGCCTGGGCGCGGTACTCACCACGGTCAACGCGCCGCAGCGGGCAGGGCAGGCGGCAGCCTCCGCCAACGCCTACCTGGAGATCCAGACGGCCGCACGGCAGCACCGGGAGATCGACCTGCCGGACTGGCCCCTCGGGGAGGCTCGTGAGGCGCTCGCCGCGCTGACCGCCCGCCGTGATGCGCAGAACACCCAGGCAGAGGTGCCCAGCCGCCGCGCCTACCGCAGGGCGCAGGCCAACCTGCGTGCGGGTTCGCAGACCTACGCCGTGGACCAACGGGCTAGGTCCAGAACTGACGGTGCCCCAACCGAGCCTTCGCCACCTCGCCAACCCCGGCAGCCTGACGCTCAAACTTGA
- a CDS encoding ROK family transcriptional regulator translates to MTIQYRALSLLRDLGPLSRAQLSDQLEVARPRLLAELDRLIAAGKVLEAGPATSRGGRPSTLVQLDPEIRFAAVDLGASSIDIEITDGGLEPIASYAEPADIRKGPRAVLDRVNELLNKMADQAGCARFNSIGIGLPGPVSFKEGISVSPPIMPGWDRFPVRDTLTRAHGCPVVVDNDVNVMALGERYAGVAKSVDNLLFVKIGSGIGCGVQVHGQIYRGSEGSAGDIGHIQVEAEGPVCSCGRTGCLEALFGGVALARDATEAARSGQSPALAERLAAEGLLTAVDVAECAAGGDATCVNLIRDGGHRVGQVLATLVSFINPSMIVIGGGVSGLGHLLLAEIRSVVYKGSLPLATGNLQIVLSELGPRAGVTGAALLASELDFQRHL, encoded by the coding sequence TTGATCGCCGCCGGGAAGGTGCTCGAGGCGGGGCCGGCCACCTCTCGAGGCGGCCGCCCTTCCACTCTCGTCCAACTCGATCCCGAAATCCGGTTCGCGGCGGTGGACCTCGGGGCGAGCTCGATCGACATCGAGATCACCGACGGAGGGCTGGAACCGATCGCCTCCTATGCCGAGCCGGCCGATATCCGCAAAGGTCCGCGCGCGGTCCTGGATCGGGTCAACGAACTCCTGAACAAAATGGCGGACCAGGCCGGGTGCGCGCGGTTCAACTCCATAGGCATCGGCCTGCCGGGGCCGGTCAGCTTCAAGGAGGGGATCTCGGTTTCCCCGCCGATCATGCCGGGTTGGGACCGCTTCCCCGTCCGGGACACCCTCACCCGCGCGCACGGGTGCCCGGTCGTGGTGGACAACGACGTGAACGTGATGGCCCTCGGCGAGCGGTACGCGGGGGTCGCCAAGTCCGTCGACAACCTGCTGTTCGTCAAGATCGGCAGCGGAATAGGCTGCGGTGTGCAGGTCCACGGCCAGATCTACCGCGGGTCGGAGGGATCCGCAGGCGACATCGGCCACATACAGGTCGAGGCTGAGGGACCGGTCTGCTCGTGCGGGAGAACCGGCTGCCTGGAGGCCCTCTTCGGCGGTGTGGCCCTGGCCCGGGACGCCACCGAGGCCGCCCGTTCGGGGCAGTCGCCGGCGCTGGCAGAACGCCTCGCCGCGGAGGGCCTCCTCACCGCCGTGGACGTGGCGGAGTGCGCGGCCGGCGGGGACGCCACGTGCGTCAACCTGATCCGGGACGGCGGCCACCGGGTGGGGCAAGTCCTCGCCACGCTGGTCAGCTTCATCAACCCGTCGATGATTGTGATCGGCGGCGGCGTCTCCGGCCTCGGCCACCTGCTGCTCGCCGAGATCCGCAGCGTCGTGTACAAGGGCTCGCTGCCGCTCGCCACCGGAAACCTGCAGATCGTGCTGTCGGAACTCGGCCCGCGCGCCGGAGTTACCGGCGCGGCACTGCTGGCCAGCGAACTCGACTTCCAGCGGCATCTCTGA